The following proteins are encoded in a genomic region of Dehalococcoidia bacterium:
- a CDS encoding MBL fold metallo-hydrolase — protein MPPRRPVPKRWQKGMVEVAEGVFAYLSGSGATGLANAGLVVGDGEALAIDSLMVPSLSRAFRRAIRRLTDAPVRYLVNTHHHIDHIGGNQFFRQAAIVAHKNCREEALAAGIPVEALAQRMPRFASGFRQLQLTPPQLIYENRLVLHLGGREVHLLHFGPGHTRGDTLVYLPRERVLFAGDIVFRYVTPGPFDAHVTGWIRVLDRARQLDVQTVVPGHGPLGDRKALDEMRQYLAIVRREARKSFQEGLPAEEAARRLRLGGYYAAWAVPERLPVLVRRLYMELRGEL, from the coding sequence AGAAGGGCATGGTGGAGGTGGCAGAGGGTGTCTTCGCCTACCTCTCCGGCAGCGGGGCCACGGGCCTCGCCAATGCTGGCCTGGTGGTGGGCGATGGCGAGGCGCTGGCCATCGACTCCCTCATGGTGCCATCCCTGAGCCGTGCCTTCCGGCGGGCCATCCGCCGCCTCACCGACGCGCCCGTGCGCTACCTGGTCAACACCCACCACCACATCGACCATATCGGCGGCAACCAGTTCTTCCGCCAGGCGGCCATCGTCGCCCATAAGAACTGTCGGGAGGAGGCGCTGGCGGCAGGCATCCCCGTGGAGGCGCTGGCCCAGCGTATGCCCCGCTTTGCCTCGGGCTTCCGCCAGCTGCAGCTCACACCCCCTCAGCTCATCTATGAGAACCGCCTGGTGCTGCACCTGGGCGGGCGGGAGGTGCACCTCCTACACTTCGGGCCCGGCCACACTCGAGGCGATACCCTGGTATACCTCCCCAGGGAGAGGGTGCTCTTTGCCGGAGATATCGTCTTTCGCTATGTGACCCCCGGCCCCTTCGATGCCCACGTGACGGGCTGGATACGCGTGCTGGATCGTGCGCGACAGCTGGACGTGCAGACGGTGGTGCCCGGTCACGGCCCCCTGGGCGACCGTAAGGCCCTGGACGAGATGCGGCAGTACCTGGCTATCGTGCGGCGGGAGGCGCGCAAGTCCTTTCAGGAGGGGCTGCCGGCAGAGGAGGCAGCCCGTCGCCTGCGCCTCGGGGGTTACTACGCCGCCTGGGCCGTGCCGGAGCGGCTGCCGGTCCTGGTGCGCCGCCTCTATATGGAGCTGAGGGGAGAGCTGTAG
- a CDS encoding CoA-binding protein: MGGLPFTAEELRARLDRAFNPRAVAVVGDKRANGFLWLTSMRTFQGPLYSVQIDPQEAAAITAMGIPNYSSLREVPGPVDYVVCAVPRQVAPRIVADCAETGVTAVALFTSGFAETEQEEGIRLQWEIGEIARRAGLLLIGPNCMGIYNPRLGVRHSAEQEVYGDGRVAFISQSGTHCINFSLVGYLHGVRCSKTVSVGNCEVLDIADYLDYFLHDPETEVIAMYVEGPRDGRRFFQVLKEAARRKPVVVWKGGVTDPGARAVYSHTASLATAPQVWRAAMRQAGAIEAETLEETIDVVKALLYTRPVTGRRMGLIAMTGGQSVVITDAFAREGLEVPLLTPSSYQRLASFFNVIGGSYRNPLDAGGTVAMGFAVDNVRRLLEVLDADENVDAIAFEVGTGFLVRRIRHDPSLLDSLAEALAAFKESSPKALVTVVHPGHAEEVSAQIRARFLERGLPVFATFGQAARALRRAIDYWRFRQEQGA, from the coding sequence ATGGGCGGACTGCCCTTCACCGCGGAGGAGCTCAGGGCCAGGCTGGACCGCGCCTTCAACCCCCGGGCGGTAGCGGTGGTGGGCGATAAAAGGGCCAACGGCTTCCTGTGGCTCACATCCATGCGCACCTTCCAGGGACCCCTCTACTCGGTGCAGATCGACCCGCAAGAAGCGGCAGCCATCACCGCCATGGGCATCCCCAACTACTCCAGCCTCAGGGAAGTGCCGGGGCCGGTAGACTACGTGGTCTGCGCGGTGCCGCGGCAGGTGGCTCCCCGCATCGTGGCCGACTGCGCCGAGACCGGCGTCACGGCGGTGGCCCTCTTCACCTCCGGCTTCGCCGAGACGGAGCAGGAAGAGGGCATCAGGCTGCAGTGGGAGATAGGCGAGATCGCCCGTCGGGCTGGCCTGCTGCTCATAGGCCCCAACTGTATGGGCATCTACAACCCCAGGCTGGGGGTGCGCCACAGCGCCGAGCAGGAGGTCTACGGGGACGGGCGCGTAGCCTTCATCTCCCAGAGCGGGACCCACTGCATCAACTTTTCGCTGGTGGGCTACCTGCACGGAGTCCGCTGCTCCAAGACCGTCAGCGTCGGCAACTGCGAGGTGCTGGACATCGCCGACTACCTGGACTACTTCCTGCACGACCCCGAGACCGAGGTCATCGCCATGTATGTGGAGGGGCCACGGGACGGGCGGCGGTTCTTCCAGGTATTGAAGGAGGCGGCACGGCGCAAGCCCGTGGTGGTCTGGAAAGGGGGCGTCACCGACCCGGGCGCGAGGGCCGTCTACTCCCACACCGCCTCTCTGGCCACAGCTCCCCAGGTCTGGCGGGCGGCCATGCGCCAGGCGGGGGCCATCGAGGCCGAGACTCTGGAGGAGACCATCGACGTGGTCAAGGCCCTGCTCTACACCCGGCCCGTGACCGGGCGCCGCATGGGCCTCATCGCCATGACGGGAGGCCAGTCAGTGGTCATCACCGACGCCTTCGCTCGCGAAGGGCTGGAGGTGCCGCTGCTGACGCCCAGCTCCTATCAGCGCCTGGCCTCCTTCTTCAACGTCATCGGCGGCAGCTACCGAAACCCGCTGGACGCTGGCGGGACGGTGGCCATGGGCTTCGCCGTGGACAACGTGCGCCGGTTGCTGGAGGTCCTGGATGCCGACGAGAACGTGGACGCCATCGCCTTCGAGGTGGGGACGGGCTTTCTGGTCCGCCGCATTCGCCACGACCCCTCCCTGCTGGACTCGCTGGCCGAGGCCCTGGCGGCCTTCAAGGAGTCCTCGCCCAAGGCTTTGGTGACGGTGGTGCACCCGGGCCATGCCGAGGAGGTGAGCGCACAGATCCGTGCCCGCTTCCTCGAGCGGGGCCTGCCCGTCTTCGCCACCTTCGGGCAGGCGGCCCGTGCCCTGCGGCGGGCCATCGATTACTGGCGTTTCCGCCAGGAACAAGGGGCGTAA
- the pth gene encoding aminoacyl-tRNA hydrolase, with protein MAAEKWVVVGLGNPGPEYAETRHNAGSRCLARLARRHGIELRPHRLYSLGRGSIGGAEVVLARSRVFMNESGRAVAFLLRQERLPTTRLLVVCDDLDLPLGKLRLRPRGGHGGHNGLRSVIDHLGTDDFPRLRIGIGRPVRDGHPVTDPDLVARYVLSVPTAEERPLLEQALETACDAIEVVLAEGLEAAMNRYNP; from the coding sequence ATGGCGGCCGAAAAGTGGGTGGTAGTGGGCCTGGGCAATCCCGGCCCCGAGTATGCCGAGACCAGACACAACGCCGGCTCCCGCTGCCTGGCCCGTTTGGCCCGCCGCCACGGCATCGAGCTGCGGCCCCATCGCCTCTATTCCCTGGGGCGGGGCAGCATAGGCGGGGCGGAAGTGGTGCTGGCTCGCAGTCGCGTCTTCATGAACGAAAGCGGCCGGGCCGTGGCCTTCCTGTTGCGTCAGGAACGACTACCTACTACACGCCTGCTGGTGGTGTGCGACGACCTGGACCTGCCCCTGGGCAAGCTGCGCCTGCGCCCCCGCGGGGGGCACGGCGGCCACAATGGCCTGCGTTCGGTCATCGACCACCTGGGCACCGACGACTTCCCCCGTCTGCGCATCGGCATCGGTCGGCCCGTGCGGGACGGGCACCCCGTCACCGACCCCGACCTGGTGGCCCGATACGTCCTGTCGGTGCCTACAGCTGAGGAGCGCCCCCTCCTGGAGCAGGCGCTGGAGACGGCCTGCGACGCCATCGAGGTCGTCCTGGCGGAGGGGCTGGAGGCGGCCATGAACCGCTATAACCCCTAG
- the mfd gene encoding transcription-repair coupling factor: MDLRTLLDVVVSAPSLQRAAALASSHRIHLTLGVPDAAKAATAAALFRATGRSLLLVVPRPEQAEALAEELAAWLGEGEPMLLFPDREALPYERLAPDLEAVAGRLRVLARLRHGGPALVVASARALAQRTITPQELAAASPVLRPGDLLEPEHFLRSLLAWGYSLEPVVERPGQAARRGGIVDVFPPTEQLPLRIELWGNRIESLRRFDPETQRSLGAVPEAELGPAREALFARPWPSWADELDFSPLPPEGQQRFRRELEELAQSQASQDDHFWVPFFARGTLLEHLPADALLVVDERPELMAFLRELEGQSLAARSEMEERGELPRGLPLPHQPAAEVLSALEGADRLLWLSRWASGDEGEAALRLPFAPAQGFGGQLRRLLTEAMRESRRGMRVVIVSQQAPRLSELLAEQGQPEGVEVVHGSLSGGWRLEEGDARLLLLSDREVFGTSKERRPQPRRYLTAQVFLSELSPGDYVVHTDHGIGRFRGLVRSSLDGVEREYLELEYAEGDRLLVPVDQMDRVARYLGPSDHEPRLTRLGSGEWQKTKQRVRQAVADLARELVTIYAAREVFPGHPFPPDTPWQLELEASFPYLETPDQLAAIAEVKRDMESPRPMDRLICGDVGYGKTEIALRAAFKAAMDGKQVAVLVPTTVLAQQHYETFRRRLAPFPVRVGLLSRFLSEREQREVVKALAEGSLDIVIGTHRLLQRDVRFKDLGLVIIDEEQRFGVAHKEHLKKLRREVDVLTLSATPIPRTLYMALGGVRDMSLLETPPESRLPIKTYVAQYDGRLVREAIRRELARGGQVFYVHNRVHSIGEAARRVQELVPEARIAIAHGQMDEEELALVMEEFVGGRIDVLVCTTIIESGLDIPNVNTIVIEDADRLGLAQLYQLRGRVGRGAHRAYAYLLYDPRGQLSETAKRRLQAIFEATELGAGFQIALRDLEIRGAGNLLGPEQSGHMAAVGLDLYSRLLAEAARRLRAAMRGEVPPPAKEGPEVIVDLPISGYLPESYVPDLNQRLALYQRLAEAPSPEAVDDIAQEMRDRFGPLPPPAEGLLEVARLRSLVRRAGVRSLAVEGGTLVMRMAEGRRLPPSALPQPLPRGVEAGPTSLRLDPVVLGDAWRKLLREVLEGISRAVEANGEKMGK, translated from the coding sequence ATGGACCTCAGGACGCTCCTGGACGTGGTGGTATCGGCCCCCTCCCTGCAAAGGGCGGCGGCCCTGGCCTCCTCGCACCGCATCCACCTGACTCTGGGCGTCCCCGATGCCGCCAAGGCAGCCACGGCGGCGGCCCTCTTCCGGGCTACCGGCCGTAGCCTCCTGCTGGTGGTGCCCAGGCCCGAGCAGGCGGAGGCGCTGGCCGAAGAGCTGGCCGCCTGGCTGGGTGAGGGGGAACCGATGCTCCTTTTCCCCGATCGGGAAGCCCTCCCTTACGAGCGCCTGGCACCTGACCTGGAGGCGGTGGCGGGGCGGCTGCGCGTACTGGCACGATTGCGCCACGGTGGGCCAGCCCTGGTGGTGGCCTCGGCGCGGGCACTGGCCCAGCGCACCATCACCCCGCAGGAGCTGGCCGCTGCGTCTCCCGTTCTGCGCCCGGGAGACCTTCTGGAGCCGGAGCATTTCCTGCGTTCGCTCCTGGCCTGGGGCTACTCTCTGGAGCCGGTAGTGGAGAGGCCCGGGCAGGCAGCCCGCCGCGGCGGCATAGTGGACGTCTTCCCGCCTACCGAGCAACTGCCGCTGCGCATCGAGCTGTGGGGCAACCGCATCGAGAGCCTGCGCCGCTTCGACCCAGAGACGCAGCGCTCCCTGGGAGCCGTCCCGGAGGCGGAGCTGGGACCGGCCCGGGAAGCGCTGTTCGCTCGTCCCTGGCCGTCCTGGGCCGATGAGCTGGACTTCTCTCCTTTACCTCCCGAAGGTCAGCAGCGGTTCCGCCGCGAGCTGGAAGAACTGGCCCAGTCCCAGGCCAGCCAAGACGACCATTTCTGGGTTCCGTTCTTCGCCCGCGGCACCTTGCTGGAACACCTTCCGGCCGACGCCCTGCTGGTGGTCGATGAGCGCCCCGAGCTGATGGCCTTCCTGCGGGAACTGGAGGGGCAGTCCCTGGCGGCCCGCTCGGAGATGGAGGAGCGAGGCGAATTGCCTCGCGGCCTGCCCCTTCCCCACCAGCCCGCTGCCGAGGTGCTCTCGGCCCTTGAGGGGGCGGACAGACTCCTGTGGCTGTCGCGTTGGGCCAGCGGCGACGAGGGGGAGGCCGCCCTGCGCCTGCCCTTCGCCCCCGCCCAGGGCTTCGGTGGCCAGCTGCGACGCCTCCTCACCGAGGCCATGCGCGAGTCGCGCCGGGGCATGCGAGTCGTCATCGTCTCCCAGCAAGCTCCCAGGCTGTCGGAGCTGCTGGCGGAGCAGGGGCAGCCCGAGGGTGTGGAGGTGGTCCACGGCTCCCTTTCGGGCGGGTGGCGCCTGGAGGAAGGCGATGCACGCCTGCTGCTCCTGAGCGACCGAGAGGTCTTCGGCACCAGCAAGGAGCGGCGTCCCCAGCCGCGCCGCTACCTCACGGCCCAGGTCTTCCTTTCCGAACTCTCCCCTGGCGACTACGTCGTGCACACGGACCACGGCATCGGCCGCTTCCGGGGGCTGGTGCGTTCCAGCCTGGACGGGGTCGAGCGTGAGTACCTCGAGCTTGAGTATGCCGAGGGCGACCGGCTGCTGGTGCCCGTGGACCAGATGGACCGGGTGGCCCGCTATCTGGGCCCTAGCGACCACGAGCCACGCCTCACCCGCCTCGGCTCCGGCGAATGGCAGAAGACCAAGCAGCGGGTGCGCCAGGCCGTGGCCGACCTGGCCCGGGAGCTGGTGACCATCTACGCGGCGCGGGAGGTATTCCCGGGCCACCCCTTCCCGCCCGACACCCCCTGGCAGCTGGAGCTGGAGGCCTCCTTTCCTTATCTGGAGACGCCTGACCAGTTGGCCGCCATCGCCGAGGTCAAACGGGACATGGAGTCGCCCAGGCCCATGGACCGTCTCATCTGCGGCGACGTGGGCTATGGCAAGACGGAGATCGCCCTGCGGGCCGCCTTCAAGGCGGCCATGGACGGCAAACAGGTGGCGGTGCTGGTGCCCACCACCGTCCTGGCCCAACAGCACTACGAGACTTTCCGCCGACGCCTGGCGCCCTTCCCGGTGCGGGTAGGCCTTCTCTCCCGCTTCCTGTCGGAACGGGAACAGAGGGAGGTGGTGAAGGCCCTGGCCGAAGGCAGCCTGGACATCGTCATCGGCACCCATCGCCTGCTGCAGCGGGACGTGCGCTTCAAGGACCTGGGGCTGGTGATCATCGATGAGGAGCAGCGCTTCGGCGTGGCCCACAAGGAGCACCTGAAGAAACTGCGACGGGAGGTGGACGTCCTCACCCTCTCGGCCACCCCTATCCCCCGCACCCTTTACATGGCATTGGGAGGCGTGCGGGACATGTCCCTGCTGGAGACGCCCCCCGAGTCGCGGCTCCCCATCAAGACCTACGTTGCCCAATACGATGGACGGCTGGTGAGGGAGGCCATCCGCCGCGAGCTGGCGCGGGGAGGGCAGGTCTTCTACGTCCACAACCGAGTGCACAGCATCGGCGAGGCGGCGCGGCGGGTGCAGGAGCTGGTGCCCGAGGCGCGCATCGCCATCGCCCACGGCCAGATGGACGAGGAAGAGCTGGCCCTGGTGATGGAGGAGTTCGTGGGCGGCCGCATCGATGTCCTGGTCTGCACCACCATCATCGAGTCGGGACTGGACATCCCCAACGTCAACACCATCGTCATCGAGGACGCCGACCGGCTGGGGCTGGCCCAGCTCTACCAGCTGCGGGGGAGGGTCGGACGCGGTGCTCACCGCGCCTACGCCTATCTGCTCTACGACCCCAGGGGGCAGCTGTCGGAGACAGCCAAGCGTCGGCTTCAGGCCATATTCGAGGCCACCGAGCTGGGAGCCGGCTTCCAGATAGCGCTGCGCGACCTGGAGATACGGGGGGCTGGCAACTTGCTGGGGCCGGAGCAGAGCGGCCACATGGCCGCAGTGGGGCTAGACCTCTACTCTCGTCTGCTGGCCGAGGCGGCCCGTCGCCTGCGGGCTGCCATGCGGGGGGAGGTGCCGCCCCCGGCCAAGGAAGGGCCGGAGGTCATCGTCGACCTGCCCATCAGCGGCTACCTGCCTGAAAGCTATGTGCCCGATCTGAACCAGCGCCTCGCCCTCTACCAGCGGCTGGCCGAGGCCCCCTCCCCCGAGGCGGTGGACGACATCGCCCAGGAGATGCGCGACCGCTTCGGCCCCCTGCCACCACCGGCCGAGGGCCTGCTAGAGGTGGCCCGCCTGCGCTCCCTGGTCCGTCGGGCAGGGGTGCGCTCCCTGGCCGTGGAGGGAGGGACGCTGGTGATGCGCATGGCCGAAGGACGGAGGCTGCCTCCCTCGGCGCTGCCCCAGCCCCTGCCGCGGGGAGTAGAGGCGGGCCCCACCTCCCTTCGCCTCGACCCTGTGGTGCTGGGAGACGCCTGGCGCAAGCTGTTGCGAGAGGTCCTGGAGGGCATTAGCAGGGCTGTGGAGGCGAATGGGGAAAAGATGGGGAAATAG
- a CDS encoding class A beta-lactamase-related serine hydrolase: protein MRVYWWLLVLAALGAAACGRGADILLFSPLQEGPQEASPTPGVEQAPVPSQRLQELSQQVQALLADYPGQVSFVALDAASGQGIAINWDEPFIAASVIKVFTMLTVLRDVEEGLYSLDDVWEDLHLLMGYSDNEANARLTNLVGLAHINELMRSLGLENSSYNLWPGVPETYGDATENYVTAHDLARALLALYRGDVFRDERTRDLALSLMSPLLEVDQLILVRYLPEGVRVAHKTGVIPPDDHYPSVLHDVGIVFPPQGEPYVVVFLSQGNADHTAAYDLGAELSLLAYQAFATA, encoded by the coding sequence TTGCGCGTCTACTGGTGGTTGCTGGTGCTGGCAGCCCTCGGGGCTGCGGCCTGCGGTCGCGGGGCTGACATCCTCCTCTTCTCTCCCCTTCAGGAGGGGCCACAGGAGGCCAGCCCCACCCCTGGCGTAGAGCAGGCGCCCGTCCCATCCCAGCGCCTGCAGGAGCTGTCGCAGCAGGTACAGGCGCTGCTGGCCGATTACCCTGGACAGGTGTCCTTCGTGGCCTTGGATGCCGCCAGCGGTCAGGGGATCGCCATCAACTGGGACGAGCCGTTCATCGCCGCCAGCGTGATCAAGGTCTTCACCATGCTGACGGTGCTGCGAGACGTGGAGGAGGGCCTCTACTCCCTGGACGATGTGTGGGAAGACCTGCACCTGCTCATGGGCTACAGCGACAACGAGGCTAACGCCCGCCTCACCAACCTGGTGGGGCTGGCCCACATCAACGAGCTGATGCGCTCTCTGGGCCTCGAGAACAGCTCCTACAACCTCTGGCCAGGGGTGCCCGAGACCTATGGAGATGCCACCGAGAACTACGTCACCGCCCACGATCTGGCCCGCGCCCTACTGGCCCTCTACCGTGGCGATGTGTTTCGCGACGAGCGAACGAGAGATTTAGCCCTTTCCCTAATGAGCCCTCTCCTGGAGGTCGACCAGCTCATCCTGGTACGTTACCTGCCGGAGGGCGTGAGGGTGGCCCACAAGACAGGCGTCATACCTCCCGACGACCACTATCCCAGCGTCCTGCACGATGTGGGCATCGTATTCCCGCCCCAGGGGGAACCTTACGTAGTGGTCTTCCTGTCGCAGGGGAACGCCGACCATACTGCCGCCTACGACCTGGGGGCGGAGCTGTCGCTGCTGGCCTACCAGGCATTCGCCACGGCCTAG
- a CDS encoding DUF429 domain-containing protein: MFLGVDPSFPGRPSSYALLDQRPRLLELGRTDDVPALVERTRPVAVAVDAPLFLPRGWGCLDWPCSCGRCTAPPTARRQAELALAPLGLFWTTKRGILRPLVEWAVALRKELESRGWTVLEAYPHAARVRLLGRPPAAKATRQGRSWTQAGLARLVEGLPDPGESLLGHDALDALLAAYTAYLWWLGRAESLGDPEEGVIVVPAVAGQKPLC, translated from the coding sequence ATGTTCCTGGGAGTAGACCCTTCCTTCCCCGGCCGTCCCTCCAGTTACGCCTTGCTGGACCAGCGGCCCCGCTTGCTGGAGCTGGGGAGGACGGACGACGTGCCGGCACTGGTGGAGCGCACCCGCCCTGTAGCAGTGGCAGTGGACGCCCCCCTCTTCCTGCCGCGAGGATGGGGTTGCCTGGACTGGCCCTGCAGCTGCGGCCGCTGCACGGCACCGCCCACAGCCCGACGGCAGGCCGAGCTGGCCCTGGCGCCCCTGGGACTCTTCTGGACCACTAAGCGCGGTATCCTGAGGCCCCTGGTGGAGTGGGCCGTGGCCCTGCGCAAGGAGCTGGAGTCCCGTGGGTGGACGGTCTTGGAGGCCTATCCCCATGCCGCCAGGGTGAGGCTACTGGGCAGGCCGCCAGCGGCCAAGGCCACCCGTCAGGGACGGTCCTGGACGCAGGCTGGCCTGGCGCGACTGGTGGAGGGCCTGCCCGACCCTGGAGAGTCGCTGCTGGGCCATGACGCGCTGGATGCCCTGCTGGCCGCCTACACTGCCTACCTGTGGTGGCTGGGCCGCGCCGAGTCCCTGGGCGATCCCGAGGAGGGCGTCATAGTAGTGCCAGCCGTTGCTGGGCAGAAGCCCCTATGCTAG